One window of the Pseudofrankia sp. DC12 genome contains the following:
- a CDS encoding alkaline phosphatase PhoX: MSVNRRQLLGTGAAGLGIVLSGAVGSVFGAPAQAGGPQGPGRGPVFKGYGDLVADPNGVCDLPRGFSYTKVSVQGTPLAGGGLSPAFQDGMHTFAAGRHTAIVRNHELTHEVTYPVPHVTGLVYDEGADGGNTVLVVDGGRLVSERVGLAGTVRNCAGGPTPWGTWLTCEETELSPADDAKLTKRHGYVFEVDPFGRLHDAAPVPLAALGRYAHEAVAVDPRTGTLYLTEDASGPFGLVYRFLPKRPLGGPGSLRAGGKLQALFAGGLADLSGVTTLGTKLAVKWVDVPDPGAASTSVRKQFADGTVSRVPKAEGIYFRDGSAYFVSSYAKAAPAVGLHEGQVWRYDPRANTIELVLRFAPSGPFDGPDNIHISAWGEMILCEDGDGDNHLVVVGDDGNPYPLARSVSQAEFAGATFSPDGAWLYANIQEDGVTLAIKGPWQSGRRR, from the coding sequence ATGTCTGTAAATCGTCGTCAGCTTCTCGGTACCGGCGCGGCCGGCCTGGGCATCGTCCTGTCCGGCGCAGTGGGGTCGGTCTTCGGCGCTCCCGCCCAGGCGGGTGGCCCACAGGGCCCCGGCAGAGGCCCGGTGTTCAAGGGTTACGGCGACCTGGTGGCCGATCCCAACGGCGTCTGCGACCTGCCCAGGGGATTCAGCTACACGAAGGTCTCCGTCCAGGGCACCCCGCTGGCCGGCGGCGGGCTCAGCCCGGCCTTTCAGGACGGCATGCACACGTTCGCGGCCGGCCGGCACACCGCGATCGTGCGCAACCACGAACTCACCCACGAAGTGACCTACCCGGTCCCGCACGTGACGGGCCTCGTCTACGACGAGGGGGCCGACGGCGGGAACACGGTGCTCGTCGTCGACGGCGGCAGGCTGGTCTCGGAACGGGTCGGCCTCGCGGGCACGGTCCGCAACTGCGCCGGCGGCCCGACCCCCTGGGGCACCTGGCTGACCTGCGAGGAGACCGAGCTCTCCCCAGCCGACGACGCCAAGCTGACCAAGCGGCACGGCTACGTCTTCGAGGTCGACCCGTTCGGCCGGCTGCACGACGCTGCCCCGGTGCCGCTGGCCGCCCTGGGCCGCTACGCCCACGAGGCGGTCGCGGTCGACCCGCGGACCGGCACCCTCTACCTGACCGAGGACGCGTCCGGGCCGTTCGGCCTCGTCTACCGGTTCCTGCCGAAGCGCCCGCTCGGCGGCCCCGGCAGTCTTCGCGCCGGCGGCAAGCTTCAGGCGTTGTTCGCCGGTGGCCTCGCCGACCTCTCGGGCGTCACGACGCTGGGCACGAAGCTGGCGGTGAAGTGGGTCGACGTGCCGGACCCGGGCGCGGCCTCGACCTCGGTGCGCAAGCAGTTCGCCGACGGCACCGTCTCCCGGGTGCCCAAGGCCGAAGGCATCTACTTCCGCGACGGCTCGGCGTACTTCGTCTCCAGCTACGCCAAGGCGGCGCCGGCAGTCGGCCTGCACGAGGGCCAGGTGTGGCGCTACGACCCACGGGCGAACACCATCGAGCTGGTGCTCCGGTTCGCGCCGAGCGGGCCGTTCGACGGGCCGGACAACATCCACATCTCGGCCTGGGGCGAGATGATCCTGTGCGAGGACGGCGACGGAGACAATCACCTGGTCGTCGTCGGAGACGATGGCAATCCCTACCCGCTGGCCCGCTCCGTCAGCCAGGCCGAGTTCGCGGGCGCCACCTTCTCCCCGGATGGCGCCTGGCTCTACGCCAACATCCAGGAGGACGGCGTAACCCTCGCCATCAAGGGACCGTGGCAGTCAGGCCGTCGCAGGTAG
- a CDS encoding aldo/keto reductase: MNYRVLGRTGVRVTPLCLGAMMFGAWGNPDHDESIKIIHRALDAGVNFVDTADVYSAGESETIVGKALAGRRDDVVLATKAYMPMGEGPNRGGLSRRWLIQECENSLRRLNTEYIDLYQVHRPDPTTEIDETLGALTDLVRAGKIRYFGSSTFPAHEVVEAQWMAEKRGRERFVTEQPPYSILVRGIEADLLPVAQKYGMGVLPWSPLAGGYLSGRYTRNSGLDVTSSRAERIPQRFDMTIATNRRKAELAIALADVAVEAGISLIELAIAFVIRHPAVTSAIIGPRTMEHLESQLTGADVTLDDATLDRIDELVPPGTNVNPADAGWIAPSLAKPALRRR, translated from the coding sequence ATGAACTACCGAGTACTCGGCCGCACTGGCGTGCGGGTTACCCCACTGTGCCTGGGCGCGATGATGTTCGGCGCCTGGGGGAATCCCGACCACGACGAGTCCATAAAGATCATTCACCGGGCCCTGGACGCCGGGGTCAACTTCGTCGACACCGCCGACGTCTACTCGGCCGGCGAGTCGGAGACGATCGTCGGGAAGGCGCTGGCCGGCCGCCGCGACGACGTCGTGCTGGCGACCAAGGCGTACATGCCGATGGGCGAGGGCCCGAACCGGGGCGGTCTGTCCCGGCGCTGGCTCATCCAGGAGTGCGAGAACAGCCTGCGCCGCCTCAACACCGAGTACATCGACCTCTACCAGGTGCATCGGCCCGACCCGACGACCGAGATCGACGAGACTCTCGGCGCGCTCACCGACCTGGTCCGGGCCGGCAAGATCCGCTACTTCGGCAGCTCGACGTTCCCGGCGCACGAGGTGGTCGAGGCGCAGTGGATGGCCGAGAAGCGCGGCCGGGAGCGCTTCGTCACCGAGCAGCCGCCCTACTCGATCCTGGTCCGCGGCATTGAGGCCGACCTGCTGCCCGTCGCCCAGAAATACGGCATGGGCGTGCTTCCGTGGAGCCCGCTGGCCGGCGGCTACCTTTCCGGCCGGTACACCCGTAACAGCGGACTGGACGTCACGAGCAGCCGGGCCGAGCGGATTCCGCAGCGGTTCGACATGACGATTGCGACCAACCGACGCAAGGCCGAGCTGGCCATCGCGCTGGCCGATGTGGCGGTCGAGGCCGGGATCAGCCTGATCGAGCTGGCCATCGCGTTCGTCATCCGCCACCCGGCGGTGACCTCGGCGATCATCGGCCCGCGCACGATGGAGCACCTGGAAAGCCAGCTCACCGGGGCCGACGTGACGCTCGACGACGCGACGCTCGACCGCATCGACGAGCTCGTCCCGCCGGGCACGAACGTCAACCCGGCCGACGCCGGCTGGATCGCGCCGTCGCTGGCGAAGCCGGCGCTGCGGCGCCGGTAG
- a CDS encoding adenine deaminase C-terminal domain-containing protein, with translation MNDAVDPALRRRAVDAARGAGPFDLLITGGSVVDVGTCEVRPADVGLVGPLIASVHPTGSRTDALDVFDATGRFVAPGLVDMHVHFESSMLTPGAYATAVCPRGTTTIFGDPHELANVAGVAGVRYAVEASRGLPVRFIVQAPSCVPPMPGLELSGADLHGPDVAEMLAWPEVGGLAEVMDMLGVLTSDGRMVDVVAAGLASGKIVSGHAAGLSGPELQAYLAAGITSDHEIVAEPDAMEKLRSGMTVELRGAFEHLLPGLVAELNALPELPTHLCAATDDLFALTLLTDGGVDHLLRRLIGFGLDPVRALRIATYHAAYRLERTDLGLVAAGRQADLIVLSDLASVTVDDVFTAGRHVASGGRMLVDVVEGPSEPPLDTMKIGPVTPADMVLRVGDLPGGTANGSARLRVLAGPIFTQWGEAEAEIRDGVVVPPPGHMLQLTAHRHGRISARPQAALISGWGEWTGAIATSVSHDTHNLVVFGRDPVDMAAAANRVISTGGGVAVAAGGEATASIALPIAGILSPLTAPEVAAAQRALTEAAREIGLDLHLLTQPLFHVMVAALACLPGPHVTDLGLIDGTTGQLIPSPLLA, from the coding sequence ATGAACGATGCTGTCGATCCCGCCCTGCGCCGGCGCGCCGTAGACGCCGCCCGGGGCGCCGGCCCGTTCGATCTGCTGATCACCGGGGGCAGCGTCGTCGACGTCGGAACCTGCGAGGTGCGCCCGGCCGATGTCGGGCTGGTCGGGCCGCTGATCGCCTCGGTCCACCCCACCGGCAGCCGGACCGACGCGCTGGATGTGTTCGACGCGACCGGCCGGTTCGTCGCCCCGGGCCTGGTCGACATGCACGTCCACTTCGAGAGCTCGATGCTGACGCCCGGCGCCTACGCCACCGCCGTCTGCCCGCGCGGCACGACGACGATCTTCGGCGATCCGCACGAGCTGGCGAACGTCGCCGGCGTCGCCGGGGTGCGCTACGCCGTCGAGGCGAGCCGCGGCCTGCCGGTTCGGTTCATCGTGCAGGCGCCCTCGTGCGTGCCGCCGATGCCCGGCCTGGAGCTCTCCGGGGCCGACCTGCACGGCCCGGACGTCGCCGAGATGCTCGCCTGGCCGGAGGTCGGCGGCCTCGCCGAGGTGATGGACATGCTCGGCGTGCTGACCAGCGACGGCCGGATGGTCGACGTCGTCGCCGCCGGGCTGGCCAGCGGGAAGATCGTCAGTGGCCACGCCGCCGGCCTGAGCGGGCCGGAACTGCAGGCGTACCTTGCGGCGGGGATCACCTCGGACCACGAGATCGTTGCCGAGCCGGACGCGATGGAGAAGCTGCGCAGCGGGATGACCGTCGAGCTGCGCGGCGCGTTCGAGCACCTGCTCCCCGGCCTCGTCGCCGAGCTGAACGCGCTGCCGGAGCTGCCGACACACCTGTGCGCGGCGACCGACGACCTGTTCGCCCTGACCCTGCTCACCGACGGCGGCGTCGACCACTTGCTGCGCCGCCTGATCGGCTTCGGCCTCGACCCGGTGCGGGCGCTGCGGATCGCCACCTACCACGCGGCCTACCGCCTGGAGCGCACCGACCTCGGCCTGGTCGCCGCCGGCCGGCAGGCCGACCTCATCGTGTTGTCCGATCTGGCGTCGGTGACGGTCGACGACGTCTTCACCGCCGGCCGCCATGTCGCCTCCGGCGGGCGGATGCTCGTCGACGTCGTCGAGGGGCCGAGCGAGCCGCCGCTGGACACCATGAAGATCGGCCCCGTGACGCCGGCCGACATGGTCCTGCGCGTCGGCGACCTGCCGGGCGGCACCGCGAACGGCTCCGCCCGGCTCCGGGTGCTCGCCGGACCGATCTTCACCCAGTGGGGCGAGGCCGAGGCGGAGATCCGCGACGGCGTCGTCGTGCCACCGCCGGGGCACATGCTCCAGCTCACGGCACACCGCCACGGCCGGATCTCGGCCCGGCCGCAGGCGGCGCTGATCTCCGGCTGGGGCGAGTGGACCGGGGCGATCGCCACGTCGGTCTCGCACGACACCCACAACCTGGTCGTCTTCGGCCGCGACCCGGTCGACATGGCCGCCGCGGCCAACCGGGTGATCTCGACCGGCGGCGGTGTCGCCGTCGCGGCCGGCGGCGAGGCCACCGCGTCGATCGCACTCCCGATCGCCGGCATCCTCTCCCCGCTGACCGCCCCAGAGGTCGCGGCCGCCCAGCGAGCCCTGACCGAGGCCGCCCGCGAGATCGGCCTCGACCTGCACCTGCTCACCCAGCCGCTGTTCCACGTGATGGTCGCGGCCCTGGCCTGCCTGCCCGGCCCGCACGTCACCGACCTCGGCCTCATCGACGGCACCACCGGCCAGCTCATCCCCTCCCCCCTCCTGGCCTGA
- a CDS encoding ABC transporter substrate-binding protein encodes MGRRHTLRLAGAALGAALALAACSESGTGGGTGSGAASLAAGASVKLMVIAPTGTAGSNYPDILGATKAAVRGLNTRGGIKGHPVELVYCNEKNDAETAKSCADQAVSEHVLAVVNEVSASGGIMPILEAAHIPSIGSAGISIDGSELSSSVSFMLSPLTYYPAVCPALLKAAGATKLGAVGYSLPQVDRLMKMADLGAKQAGSPLVLEPRVPIDTSDFTPTATQLRRAGVNGTVLVVVDQGAYAEVRAGGSTGQKYCHAMGVLSRDWLTQEGAAAGSLVFASAFPELSESAQYPEIARALKELDAEVAAGDQDAAVRTNSTDTIGAWLSVQIVEKVAGAIPGDALTSAALLDQLDRTSNLDLGGITPALDFTKPSPIPGAQRLFNTTMRGVRWDAATKAYVPLGNQTYDALKILEQAGA; translated from the coding sequence GTGGGACGACGGCACACGCTGCGCCTGGCCGGCGCCGCGCTCGGCGCCGCGCTGGCCCTGGCCGCGTGCAGCGAGTCCGGGACCGGCGGTGGCACCGGGAGCGGCGCGGCCTCCCTCGCCGCCGGCGCATCGGTCAAGCTCATGGTCATCGCGCCGACCGGGACCGCCGGCTCGAACTACCCGGACATCCTCGGCGCGACCAAGGCCGCCGTGCGTGGCCTGAACACCCGTGGCGGGATCAAGGGCCACCCGGTCGAGCTGGTCTACTGCAACGAGAAGAACGACGCGGAGACCGCCAAGTCCTGCGCGGACCAGGCGGTCAGCGAGCACGTCCTCGCCGTCGTCAACGAGGTCAGCGCCAGCGGCGGCATCATGCCGATCCTGGAGGCCGCGCACATCCCGTCGATCGGCTCGGCCGGGATCTCGATCGACGGCTCGGAGCTGTCCTCGTCGGTCAGCTTCATGCTCAGCCCGCTGACCTACTACCCGGCCGTCTGCCCGGCGCTGCTGAAGGCGGCCGGCGCGACGAAGCTCGGCGCGGTCGGCTACAGCCTGCCGCAGGTCGACCGGCTGATGAAGATGGCGGACCTGGGTGCGAAGCAGGCCGGCTCCCCGCTCGTCCTCGAACCGCGGGTCCCGATCGACACCAGCGACTTCACCCCGACGGCGACCCAGCTGCGGCGCGCCGGCGTCAACGGCACCGTGCTCGTCGTCGTCGACCAGGGCGCCTACGCGGAGGTCAGGGCCGGCGGCTCGACCGGCCAGAAGTACTGCCACGCGATGGGCGTCCTGTCCCGTGACTGGCTGACCCAGGAGGGCGCCGCGGCGGGCTCGCTCGTCTTCGCGAGCGCCTTCCCCGAGCTCAGCGAGTCCGCCCAGTACCCGGAGATCGCCCGGGCGCTCAAGGAGCTCGACGCCGAGGTCGCGGCCGGCGACCAGGACGCGGCGGTGCGGACCAACTCGACGGACACGATCGGTGCCTGGCTGTCGGTGCAGATCGTCGAGAAGGTCGCCGGCGCCATCCCCGGCGACGCGCTGACGTCCGCCGCGCTGCTCGATCAGCTGGACAGGACCTCGAACCTGGACCTGGGCGGCATCACCCCGGCGCTGGACTTCACCAAGCCGTCACCGATCCCCGGCGCCCAGCGGCTGTTCAACACGACGATGCGCGGTGTCCGCTGGGACGCTGCGACCAAGGCCTACGTCCCGCTCGGCAACCAGACCTATGACGCGCTGAAGATCCTGGAGCAGGCCGGAGCCTGA
- a CDS encoding NAD(P)H-dependent oxidoreductase, translated as MDGFGTIPASVRDGSPMAVRRPAGAPADLGGGMGPGLERRNPGVGPGQSGRRRPVIVGLGGSPRADAPTMRALGAAIKMVAQAGAETVIMSLAELELPPYQPDGGERAAGARRLVSEIGRADGLLIAAPDYLGGTSSLVTNALDYLWDLRDAPRPCLEARPVGLLACDEGPGAGGALPALRARVHALGGWPTPLGISLSKHESAAIDPYGAIANPSVADRFETLTDQIMGFAYAWSHLI; from the coding sequence GTGGACGGGTTCGGAACCATTCCGGCTTCGGTACGCGACGGCTCTCCGATGGCGGTCCGTCGCCCCGCGGGAGCGCCGGCCGACCTCGGCGGCGGGATGGGGCCGGGGCTGGAGCGCCGTAATCCGGGCGTCGGCCCGGGCCAGTCCGGGCGGCGGCGGCCGGTGATCGTCGGCCTGGGCGGCTCGCCGCGGGCCGACGCGCCGACGATGCGTGCCCTGGGCGCGGCGATCAAGATGGTGGCACAGGCCGGTGCCGAGACGGTGATCATGAGTCTCGCCGAGCTGGAGCTGCCGCCCTACCAGCCGGACGGCGGCGAGCGTGCCGCGGGAGCCCGCCGCCTGGTCAGCGAGATCGGCCGCGCCGACGGCCTGCTCATCGCCGCCCCCGACTACCTCGGCGGGACGTCGAGCCTGGTCACGAACGCGCTCGACTACCTGTGGGACCTGCGGGACGCGCCGAGGCCGTGCCTGGAGGCCCGGCCGGTCGGGCTGCTGGCCTGCGATGAGGGCCCGGGTGCCGGCGGCGCGCTGCCGGCGCTGCGCGCCCGCGTGCACGCGCTCGGCGGCTGGCCCACCCCGCTCGGGATCAGCCTGAGCAAGCACGAGAGCGCGGCGATCGACCCGTATGGCGCGATCGCGAACCCGTCGGTCGCCGACCGTTTCGAGACGCTGACCGACCAGATCATGGGCTTCGCCTACGCCTGGTCGCACCTGATCTGA
- a CDS encoding amidohydrolase family protein codes for MANTWQSGDRREVLHVAGRILAGPTEARDELWVVGGRITFDAPTGPADVRTVRGWALPGLVDAHCHVGLGAHGAVDGDTTLAQALADRDAGALLLRDAGSPADTRWIDDRDDLPRLVRAGRHIARSRRYIRNYAEEVEPAGLAAEAVRQAGRGDGWVKLVGDWIDRSLGDLASCWPADAVTEAIAAAHAAGARVTAHCFAEDSLPDLAAAGIDCVEHATGLSDDTISVFAARGIAIVPTLVNIATFPAIAAPAQDRFPLYHKHMLALHARRYATIGAAHDAGIPIYVGTDAGGSLPHGLVAAEVAELVKAGLPPLTALAATTWSARAWLGFPGLDEGAPADLVVYPEDPRADVSVLAAPDLIVLRGRPTPGTSVA; via the coding sequence GTGGCGAACACATGGCAATCAGGGGACCGGCGCGAAGTCCTCCATGTCGCCGGCCGGATCCTGGCCGGGCCGACGGAGGCCCGTGACGAGCTGTGGGTCGTCGGCGGCCGGATCACCTTCGACGCCCCCACCGGCCCGGCCGACGTCCGCACCGTGCGGGGCTGGGCGCTGCCCGGCCTCGTCGACGCCCACTGCCACGTCGGCCTCGGCGCGCACGGCGCCGTCGACGGGGACACCACGCTCGCCCAGGCGCTGGCCGACCGGGACGCCGGTGCCCTGCTGCTGCGTGACGCCGGCTCGCCGGCCGACACCCGCTGGATCGACGACCGCGACGACCTGCCGCGGCTCGTGCGTGCCGGCCGGCACATCGCCCGCAGCCGCCGCTACATCCGCAACTACGCCGAGGAGGTCGAGCCGGCCGGCCTGGCCGCCGAGGCCGTGCGCCAGGCCGGCCGTGGCGACGGCTGGGTGAAGCTCGTCGGCGACTGGATCGACCGCTCGCTCGGCGACCTCGCGTCGTGCTGGCCGGCCGACGCCGTCACCGAGGCGATCGCCGCCGCGCACGCCGCCGGCGCCCGGGTGACGGCGCACTGCTTCGCCGAGGACTCGCTGCCCGACCTCGCCGCCGCGGGCATCGACTGCGTCGAGCACGCGACCGGCCTGTCCGACGACACCATCTCCGTGTTCGCGGCCCGCGGCATCGCGATCGTCCCGACGCTGGTCAACATCGCCACGTTCCCGGCGATCGCGGCCCCGGCGCAGGACAGGTTCCCCCTTTACCACAAGCACATGCTCGCTCTGCACGCCCGCCGGTACGCGACCATCGGCGCCGCCCACGACGCGGGGATCCCCATCTACGTCGGCACCGACGCCGGTGGGTCGCTGCCGCACGGACTGGTCGCCGCCGAGGTGGCCGAGTTGGTGAAGGCGGGCCTGCCCCCGCTCACCGCGCTCGCGGCCACGACCTGGTCGGCCCGCGCCTGGCTCGGCTTCCCCGGCCTGGACGAGGGCGCCCCCGCCGACCTGGTCGTCTACCCCGAGGACCCGCGCGCCGACGTCTCCGTCCTGGCGGCGCCCGACCTCATCGTCCTGCGCGGCCGGCCGACCCCCGGCACCTCGGTGGCCTGA
- a CDS encoding CAP domain-containing protein, whose amino-acid sequence MLELVAGANGPLPHGVVQARLPGPFDLSALVIGADGRVGGDDDFVFYNQPSSRGVRLTSARPAGPGRAVLIGADEVTVEPGRLRPGAERVMLVASPADGSTPFGRLPAPTATLYDSAGAAVVRLVPPRLGPETALLVGEIYRRAGGWRVRTIGQGYADGLAGLARDFGVDVDESPAPAGPAAPRVPAGRSPNDAPSAPAARPWFGSGPDPSVPGSIPTRVPVPPPLMTPPPPVPESPSDHSPWSGQGRARVFGVSGPSPEPGQWAQPYGRDPLAEVVMLTNQQRQLNGLPPLAPEPLLARAAAAHSADMAARQFFDHRNPDGLQVADRVTALGYRFGTVAENIAAGQRTPAEVVNGWMNSPGHRRNILLPEITQIGVGYSPSADVYGCYWTQVFGTPRTW is encoded by the coding sequence ATGCTGGAGCTGGTCGCGGGGGCGAACGGACCGTTACCGCACGGCGTGGTCCAGGCGCGGCTGCCCGGCCCGTTCGACCTGTCGGCGCTGGTCATCGGCGCCGACGGACGGGTCGGCGGCGACGACGACTTCGTCTTCTACAACCAGCCGTCGAGCCGTGGCGTCCGGCTCACCTCCGCCCGGCCCGCCGGCCCCGGCCGCGCCGTCCTGATCGGGGCGGACGAGGTGACGGTGGAGCCTGGGCGGCTGCGGCCCGGCGCGGAGCGGGTGATGCTGGTCGCGAGCCCCGCCGACGGGAGCACCCCGTTCGGCCGGCTGCCAGCGCCGACGGCGACGCTGTACGACAGTGCCGGCGCCGCCGTGGTCCGGCTCGTCCCGCCGCGGCTCGGCCCGGAGACCGCGCTGCTGGTCGGCGAGATCTACCGGCGGGCGGGCGGCTGGCGGGTCCGGACGATCGGCCAGGGCTACGCGGACGGGCTGGCCGGGCTCGCCCGCGACTTCGGCGTCGACGTGGACGAGAGCCCCGCGCCCGCCGGGCCGGCCGCACCACGGGTCCCGGCCGGCCGGAGCCCGAACGACGCTCCGTCGGCACCCGCGGCCAGGCCCTGGTTTGGCTCCGGGCCCGACCCGTCGGTCCCAGGCTCGATTCCCACCCGGGTCCCGGTGCCGCCGCCGCTCATGACGCCACCGCCGCCGGTACCGGAGTCGCCGTCCGACCATTCGCCCTGGTCAGGGCAGGGGCGGGCCCGGGTGTTCGGCGTGTCCGGCCCCTCGCCCGAGCCGGGGCAGTGGGCGCAGCCGTACGGCCGCGACCCGCTGGCCGAGGTGGTCATGCTGACCAACCAGCAGCGCCAGCTGAACGGGCTGCCGCCGCTGGCCCCGGAGCCGCTGCTGGCCAGGGCCGCCGCGGCGCACAGCGCGGACATGGCCGCCCGCCAGTTCTTCGACCACCGCAACCCGGACGGGCTGCAGGTCGCCGACCGGGTCACCGCGCTCGGCTACCGGTTCGGGACCGTCGCGGAGAACATCGCGGCCGGCCAGCGGACCCCAGCCGAGGTGGTCAACGGCTGGATGAACAGCCCCGGCCACCGGCGCAACATCCTGCTGCCCGAGATCACCCAGATCGGCGTCGGCTACTCCCCCAGCGCCGACGTCTACGGCTGCTACTGGACCCAGGTGTTCGGCACGCCGCGCACCTGGTGA